One Clavibacter zhangzhiyongii genomic region harbors:
- a CDS encoding ABC transporter ATP-binding protein: protein MRLAIRDVAVRIGRATPVTEATLEARDGELVGLVGPNGSGKSTLLKALYRALPVAQGTVLLGDRDLRGMRPRDSARIVAALTQDHGDDGALDVRAVVATGLTPHKGALDRDTADDRATVDACLARTGAAGLADRAVRSLSGGERQRVMLAAALAQRPRILVLDEPTNHLDVATQLELLDLVRGLGITVVVALHDLNLAAAYCDRIHVVHHGRIVAGGTPDEVLRPGILRDVFGVDVHLGEHPVTGRRHLFFSTPTTPQDGRP from the coding sequence ATGAGGCTCGCGATCCGCGACGTCGCCGTCCGCATCGGCCGCGCCACGCCCGTCACCGAGGCGACGCTCGAGGCGCGCGACGGGGAGCTCGTGGGCCTCGTGGGCCCGAACGGCAGCGGCAAGTCCACCCTGCTCAAGGCCCTGTACCGCGCCCTGCCCGTCGCGCAGGGCACCGTCCTCCTCGGCGACCGCGACCTCCGCGGGATGCGCCCGCGCGACTCCGCCCGGATCGTCGCCGCCCTCACGCAGGACCACGGGGACGACGGAGCGCTCGACGTGCGCGCCGTCGTCGCGACGGGCCTCACTCCGCACAAGGGCGCGCTCGACCGCGACACCGCCGACGACCGCGCGACCGTCGACGCGTGCCTCGCCCGCACGGGAGCGGCCGGCCTCGCCGACCGCGCCGTCCGGTCCCTGTCCGGCGGGGAGCGCCAGCGCGTCATGCTCGCCGCGGCGCTCGCGCAGCGTCCCCGCATCCTGGTGCTCGACGAGCCGACGAACCACCTCGACGTCGCCACCCAGCTCGAGCTGCTCGACCTCGTGCGCGGGCTCGGGATCACCGTGGTCGTCGCCCTGCACGACCTCAACCTGGCCGCCGCGTACTGCGACCGCATCCACGTCGTGCACCACGGCCGCATCGTCGCGGGCGGCACGCCCGACGAGGTGCTCCGCCCCGGGATCCTGCGCGACGTCTTCGGCGTCGACGTCCACCTGGGCGAGCACCCCGTCACCGGCCGCCGCCACCTCTTCTTCAGCACGCCCACCACCCCCCAGGACGGACGACCATGA
- a CDS encoding YcaO-like family protein translates to MDADPYPAPTSTPADLVDARTGVVRRIEQRRIPAHFPPAFALAHAVLADSTASCGWASDASGAGHAFADPDAVLGAAVGEAVERYCGNVVPSGLVRASARELAAAGRDVLDPRELALYSAAQHASGRLPVAVLDRDAIVDWTEAARLGTDGRVLVPASLVWVSHALLVPPAVHPIMQAGLATGRSEREALWGGLGEVLEREAMTRAWTDGAGFVELDVPRELHDLARGPADALSCRWLLLPAEGGLPVLGALLRDARTGYLTLGMASGGRPVRAARKALGEALQLQLFQADLDDPTGPYMAAAREPGSPLKPWRADRAHRLSYRADLSDVVDYGCHLQLHLDPVIQRTFLDELDRSITGRRALADLDDRFDGPDRLPELVDALRAGGREVLAVDVTLPEIRRAGLHVVRVIVPGLRSNAPHALPFLGGPGPARPRPARPVPLPH, encoded by the coding sequence ATGGACGCCGACCCCTACCCCGCCCCGACCTCGACGCCGGCCGACCTCGTGGACGCGCGCACGGGCGTCGTCCGCCGCATCGAGCAGCGCCGGATCCCGGCCCACTTCCCGCCCGCCTTCGCGCTCGCGCACGCCGTGCTCGCCGACTCGACCGCGTCCTGCGGCTGGGCCTCCGACGCGTCCGGGGCCGGCCACGCCTTCGCGGATCCCGACGCCGTGCTCGGCGCCGCCGTGGGCGAGGCGGTGGAGCGCTACTGCGGCAACGTCGTGCCGTCGGGCCTCGTCCGCGCGTCCGCCCGCGAGCTCGCCGCCGCTGGCCGTGACGTGCTGGACCCGCGCGAGCTCGCGCTCTACTCCGCCGCCCAGCACGCGTCGGGCCGGCTGCCCGTCGCGGTCCTCGACCGGGACGCCATCGTCGACTGGACGGAGGCCGCGCGCCTCGGCACGGACGGGCGCGTGCTCGTGCCCGCATCGCTGGTGTGGGTGTCGCACGCGCTCCTCGTGCCCCCGGCGGTGCACCCGATCATGCAGGCGGGGCTCGCGACCGGCCGGTCCGAGCGCGAGGCGCTCTGGGGCGGCCTCGGGGAGGTGCTCGAGCGGGAGGCGATGACGCGCGCGTGGACGGACGGCGCCGGCTTCGTCGAGCTCGACGTGCCGCGCGAGCTGCACGACCTGGCGCGCGGGCCCGCCGACGCCCTGTCCTGCCGCTGGCTCCTCCTCCCCGCGGAGGGCGGACTGCCCGTGCTGGGGGCGCTGCTGCGCGACGCACGCACCGGGTACCTCACCCTCGGCATGGCGAGCGGCGGCCGACCCGTGCGCGCCGCCCGCAAGGCGCTGGGGGAGGCCCTGCAGCTGCAGCTGTTCCAGGCCGACCTCGACGATCCGACCGGCCCCTACATGGCCGCGGCCCGCGAGCCCGGCAGCCCGCTGAAGCCGTGGCGCGCCGACCGCGCCCACCGCCTGTCGTACCGCGCGGACCTCTCCGACGTCGTCGACTACGGCTGCCACCTGCAGCTGCACCTCGACCCGGTGATCCAGCGCACGTTCCTCGACGAGCTCGACCGGTCGATCACCGGGCGCCGGGCCCTCGCCGACCTCGACGACCGGTTCGACGGACCCGACCGCCTGCCGGAGCTCGTCGACGCGCTGCGGGCGGGCGGCCGCGAGGTGCTCGCGGTCGACGTGACCCTGCCGGAGATCCGACGCGCGGGCCTGCACGTGGTGCGCGTGATCGTGCCGGGCCTCCGCTCGAACGCGCCGCACGCGCTGCCGTTCCTCGGCGGGCCGGGACCCGCGAGGCCGCGACCCGCGCGGCCCGTGCCGCTGCCGCACTGA
- a CDS encoding MFS transporter: MADATARAPALRDADRFVLSRAVSWAGNALTAVALPVLVYTTTGDAALLGLVAMMEALPYLVLALPVGALVDGWDARRTMLATTWLSAAATASVPLAALAGPPHPALLVAVAAAVSSLFVFFDAASFSALPALVGRDRVGAATTRMTTVYTVIGIAGPLAGAAAVSGLGAPAVLALDAASYVAAALLLARVTWTPVPRPGPRVRRRIAAEVLEGLQHIRRAPLVRDLTLVGSASSLTGGAVTGTLVVMVARGLHEPADGPALGVLAAAAACGTLVASRALAPIQRRVGVGAVAICGLAMQTALTAAWAAVGSLVAAVLVLAAWQAAASTVALSGIVVRQTVTPAHLQGRVNTTARMIAWGGQPVGAALGGAIAGACGIRAAVLVTGLGALVGLVGAVASGLGRAPRLADLPVPDTGDAPVAR, from the coding sequence ATGGCTGACGCGACGGCGCGCGCGCCGGCCCTGCGCGACGCCGACCGGTTCGTCCTCTCGCGGGCGGTTTCGTGGGCGGGCAACGCGCTCACGGCGGTGGCGCTGCCGGTGCTCGTCTACACGACCACGGGCGACGCGGCCCTGCTCGGCCTCGTCGCCATGATGGAGGCGCTGCCGTACCTGGTGCTCGCCCTCCCGGTCGGCGCGCTCGTCGACGGGTGGGACGCCCGTCGCACGATGCTCGCCACGACGTGGCTGAGCGCCGCCGCGACCGCCTCGGTCCCGCTCGCCGCGCTCGCCGGCCCCCCGCATCCGGCGCTCCTCGTCGCCGTGGCGGCGGCCGTCTCGTCGCTGTTCGTCTTCTTCGACGCCGCGAGCTTCTCCGCTCTGCCCGCCCTCGTGGGGCGCGACCGCGTGGGAGCGGCCACCACGCGCATGACGACCGTGTACACGGTGATCGGCATCGCCGGCCCGCTCGCGGGCGCCGCGGCGGTATCGGGGCTCGGCGCGCCGGCGGTCCTCGCGCTCGACGCGGCCAGCTACGTCGCCGCGGCCCTGCTCCTCGCGCGGGTGACCTGGACGCCCGTCCCGCGCCCGGGGCCCCGCGTCCGGCGCCGCATCGCGGCGGAGGTCCTGGAGGGTCTGCAGCACATCCGACGCGCGCCGCTCGTCCGCGACCTGACCCTCGTCGGATCCGCCAGCAGCCTCACCGGGGGAGCGGTCACGGGCACGCTCGTCGTGATGGTCGCCCGCGGCCTCCACGAGCCCGCCGACGGACCGGCGCTCGGCGTGCTGGCGGCGGCCGCCGCGTGCGGGACCCTCGTCGCCTCGCGCGCCCTCGCCCCCATCCAGCGCCGCGTCGGCGTGGGCGCCGTCGCGATCTGCGGGCTCGCGATGCAGACCGCGCTCACGGCGGCGTGGGCGGCCGTCGGATCGCTCGTCGCCGCCGTCCTCGTGCTCGCGGCCTGGCAGGCCGCGGCGTCCACGGTCGCGCTGTCGGGGATCGTCGTGCGCCAGACCGTCACGCCCGCGCACCTCCAGGGCCGCGTGAACACGACCGCGCGCATGATCGCGTGGGGCGGGCAGCCCGTGGGCGCGGCCCTCGGCGGGGCGATCGCCGGCGCCTGCGGGATCCGCGCGGCCGTCCTCGTCACGGGCCTCGGCGCGCTCGTCGGCCTCGTCGGCGCCGTCGCGTCGGGCCTCGGGAGGGCGCCGCGACTCGCCGATCTGCCGGTGCCGGACACCGGGGACGCGCCCGTCGCGCGCTAG
- a CDS encoding ABC transporter substrate-binding protein, protein MTPAPPARPRAAARLPTLAAALAAVLVLAGCAADAPAAPPAADAAPVSVDSCDRTLSFPAGPQRIVSLWPAVTEMLLELGAGDRLVGQAFTDQSPPLDRYRDAYDRIPVLATGAVDRETLLASHPDLIVADGEYHFDGTELPTIDDLAALGIRVYVISSFCHGQVTTGHVDDAATDLAALGTLLGAESAADRAIADERSRLAAVDARVADAAPVDLAVLQVFDGSVYADARGLYSDVVARAGGRDVYEDALPADQYYTEVSVEDVARRDPGTIVYLYSTDAERDSVRADLEARLPGVRAVREGRMLALPSTDFIGSRAVDGVVALDALLHG, encoded by the coding sequence ATGACCCCCGCACCTCCCGCACGCCCCCGCGCCGCCGCGCGCCTCCCCACCCTCGCCGCGGCCCTCGCCGCCGTGCTCGTCCTCGCGGGCTGCGCGGCCGACGCCCCCGCGGCCCCGCCCGCCGCCGACGCGGCCCCCGTCTCGGTGGACTCGTGCGACCGCACGCTGTCCTTCCCCGCCGGCCCGCAGCGCATCGTCTCGCTGTGGCCGGCCGTCACCGAGATGCTGCTCGAGCTGGGAGCGGGCGACCGCCTCGTCGGCCAGGCGTTCACCGACCAGTCGCCGCCGCTCGACCGCTACCGGGACGCCTACGACCGCATCCCCGTGCTCGCGACCGGCGCCGTCGACCGGGAGACGCTGCTCGCATCGCACCCGGACCTCATCGTCGCCGACGGCGAGTACCACTTCGACGGCACGGAGCTGCCCACGATCGACGACCTCGCCGCCCTCGGCATCCGCGTGTACGTGATCAGTTCGTTCTGCCACGGGCAGGTCACGACCGGGCACGTCGACGACGCCGCCACCGACCTCGCCGCGCTCGGGACGCTCCTCGGCGCCGAATCCGCGGCCGACCGCGCGATCGCCGACGAGCGCTCCCGGCTGGCGGCGGTCGACGCGCGCGTGGCGGACGCGGCTCCCGTCGACCTCGCCGTGCTGCAGGTCTTCGACGGCTCCGTCTACGCCGACGCCCGCGGCCTCTACAGCGACGTCGTCGCCCGCGCGGGCGGACGCGACGTGTACGAGGACGCGCTCCCCGCCGACCAGTACTACACGGAGGTCAGCGTCGAGGACGTGGCCCGCCGCGATCCCGGCACGATCGTCTACCTCTACTCGACCGACGCCGAGCGCGACAGCGTGCGCGCCGACCTCGAGGCCCGCCTCCCCGGCGTCCGGGCCGTGCGTGAGGGGCGGATGCTCGCCCTGCCGTCGACCGACTTCATCGGGTCACGCGCGGTCGACGGGGTCGTCGCCCTCGACGCGCTCCTCCATGGCTGA
- a CDS encoding DMT family transporter gives MPFDASPVIQAASLTPYQALGIPIALVGAVFLSLGAQLQSQGVAKMEARGKKSTSGLSLRQLGALLGRPSWVAGTVMLGLAIVFQLASLRLAPLIVVQPLGAVALVVTAVLNSRATGVRLDLKAKRAVALCIGGVGLFVVFAAVFAKETPIRTPELITILVILAVVLALLGGLFLYFRRHVRAIFYIISAGVLYGFVATLAKVVINRLTTGDFDVLTAVCIVALVAATLLGAYFVQTAYSSGPPDLVIAGLTVVDPLVAVCIGVTVLGEAADAPFYAGVAFLVAGAVAVAGVFQLAKHHPHVV, from the coding sequence GTGCCCTTCGACGCCAGCCCCGTGATCCAGGCCGCATCGCTGACCCCGTACCAGGCGCTCGGGATCCCGATCGCGCTCGTCGGCGCCGTGTTCCTCTCGCTGGGCGCGCAGCTGCAGTCGCAGGGCGTCGCGAAGATGGAGGCGCGGGGGAAGAAGAGCACGTCGGGCCTCAGCCTCCGCCAGCTGGGCGCGCTCCTCGGCCGGCCGTCGTGGGTCGCCGGCACCGTGATGCTCGGCCTCGCCATCGTGTTCCAGCTCGCGAGCCTGCGCCTCGCGCCGCTCATCGTCGTGCAGCCCCTCGGCGCCGTGGCCCTCGTCGTCACGGCCGTCCTCAACTCGCGCGCCACGGGCGTCCGCCTCGACCTCAAGGCCAAGCGCGCGGTGGCCCTCTGCATCGGCGGCGTCGGGCTCTTCGTGGTGTTCGCGGCGGTCTTCGCCAAGGAGACCCCCATCCGCACGCCCGAGCTCATCACGATCCTCGTGATCCTCGCCGTCGTCCTCGCGCTGCTCGGCGGCCTGTTCCTCTACTTCCGCCGGCACGTGCGCGCGATCTTCTACATCATCAGCGCGGGCGTGCTCTACGGCTTCGTCGCGACGCTGGCGAAGGTCGTCATCAACCGGCTCACCACGGGCGACTTCGACGTCCTCACCGCCGTGTGCATCGTGGCCCTCGTCGCGGCGACGCTCCTCGGCGCCTACTTCGTGCAGACGGCCTACTCCTCCGGCCCGCCCGACCTCGTCATCGCGGGCCTCACCGTGGTGGATCCGCTGGTCGCCGTGTGCATCGGCGTCACGGTCCTCGGCGAGGCGGCCGACGCGCCCTTCTACGCGGGCGTGGCTTTTCTCGTCGCGGGCGCCGTGGCCGTGGCCGGCGTGTTCCAGCTGGCGAAGCACCACCCGCACGTCGTCTGA
- the def gene encoding peptide deformylase, whose protein sequence is MAVLPIRITGDPVLHERAREVESFDDDLRTLVADMLETMDEAPGVGLAAPQVGVPLRVFVYSYETDEGEPLRGVAVNPDLFITPVPVREADEDTEEEGCLSFPGERFPLVRAERAILRAQDLDGRPFEMEAFGWFARILQHEFDHLDGYLYTDRLEHEHRKPVAKVIRRSGWGVPGVSWLPGRDRLED, encoded by the coding sequence ATGGCCGTCCTCCCGATCCGGATCACCGGAGACCCCGTCCTGCACGAGCGAGCCCGCGAGGTCGAGTCGTTCGACGACGACCTGCGGACCCTCGTGGCGGACATGCTCGAGACCATGGACGAGGCTCCCGGCGTGGGTCTCGCGGCCCCGCAGGTGGGCGTCCCGCTGCGCGTGTTCGTCTACTCCTACGAGACCGACGAGGGCGAGCCGCTGCGCGGGGTCGCCGTGAACCCGGACCTCTTCATCACGCCCGTGCCGGTGCGCGAGGCGGACGAGGACACCGAGGAGGAGGGCTGCCTGTCCTTCCCGGGCGAGCGCTTCCCGCTGGTGCGCGCCGAGCGCGCGATCCTCCGCGCGCAGGACCTCGACGGCCGGCCGTTCGAGATGGAGGCCTTCGGCTGGTTCGCGCGGATCCTGCAGCACGAGTTCGACCACCTCGACGGGTACCTCTACACGGACCGGCTCGAGCACGAGCACCGGAAGCCGGTCGCCAAGGTCATCCGCAGGAGCGGCTGGGGCGTGCCCGGCGTCTCGTGGCTGCCGGGGCGCGACCGGCTCGAGGACTGA
- a CDS encoding FecCD family ABC transporter permease — translation MDPTTAPAPDAPAPPAPDGSSPRHPAPPPPPPHCARLARRALVPALVLAAPLVLAIAMGVGSVSVSPLHVAQVVLHHALGADPLGPGVDPIDDQIVWEYRAPRVLLALVTGAALALAGTVLQTLIRNPLADPFVLGIASGASLGAVAALVVGASAAGILATLGVTGAAFAGALGTLALVLALGRRGGRVDPARLVLVGVSISSLLQALTSWLQLQASPDQIAGVLFWLLGSVSGASWASLALPASALALGLVGLLGGARTLDALLLGDDRAASLGVDLSRSRTILFAVSALLTAAAVSVAGGVGFVGLIAPHLVRLVVGPGHRRLLPLAALVGGLFLVLADLAGRTLTAPRELPLSIVTALVGVPVFLAVLLRADGGRTR, via the coding sequence ATGGATCCCACGACCGCCCCCGCGCCCGACGCGCCCGCCCCGCCCGCACCCGACGGCTCCTCGCCGCGCCACCCGGCGCCCCCGCCGCCGCCGCCGCATTGCGCGCGCCTCGCCCGGCGGGCCCTCGTGCCCGCCCTCGTCCTCGCCGCCCCGCTGGTCCTCGCGATCGCGATGGGCGTCGGATCGGTGTCCGTGTCGCCGCTGCACGTCGCGCAGGTCGTCCTGCACCACGCGCTCGGCGCGGACCCGCTCGGCCCGGGCGTCGACCCGATCGACGACCAGATCGTGTGGGAGTACCGTGCGCCGCGGGTCCTGCTCGCGCTCGTCACGGGCGCCGCGCTCGCCCTGGCGGGGACCGTGCTGCAGACCCTGATCCGGAACCCGCTCGCCGACCCCTTCGTCCTCGGCATCGCGTCCGGCGCCTCGCTCGGCGCGGTGGCGGCGCTCGTCGTGGGGGCGTCGGCGGCGGGGATCCTCGCGACCCTCGGGGTCACCGGCGCCGCCTTCGCGGGCGCCCTCGGGACCCTCGCGCTCGTGCTGGCGCTCGGCCGTCGGGGCGGCCGCGTCGATCCGGCGCGGCTCGTCCTCGTGGGCGTCTCGATCTCGTCCCTCCTGCAGGCGCTCACCAGCTGGCTGCAGCTCCAGGCGTCGCCCGACCAGATCGCCGGCGTGCTCTTCTGGCTGCTCGGCAGCGTCTCGGGCGCCTCCTGGGCGTCGCTCGCCCTGCCCGCCTCCGCGCTGGCGCTCGGCCTCGTGGGGCTCCTCGGCGGCGCGCGCACCCTCGACGCGCTGCTCCTCGGCGACGACCGCGCGGCGTCGCTCGGCGTCGACCTGTCGCGCTCGCGCACGATCCTCTTCGCGGTCTCCGCGCTCCTCACGGCCGCCGCGGTGTCCGTCGCCGGCGGCGTCGGCTTCGTCGGGCTCATCGCGCCGCACCTGGTCCGGCTCGTCGTCGGGCCCGGACACCGGCGGCTCCTGCCGCTCGCCGCGCTCGTCGGCGGCCTGTTCCTCGTCCTCGCCGACCTGGCCGGCCGGACGCTCACCGCGCCGCGCGAGCTGCCGCTCTCCATCGTGACCGCGCTCGTCGGCGTGCCCGTCTTCCTGGCGGTCCTGCTCCGCGCGGACGGGGGACGGACCCGATGA